One segment of Macaca fascicularis isolate 582-1 chromosome 4, T2T-MFA8v1.1 DNA contains the following:
- the ERMARD gene encoding endoplasmic reticulum membrane-associated RNA degradation protein isoform X10: MEVLIGDPITTCLSPSVYDIICNLGFQLRENCDINSIVTQNGEVCWKTITDCVSYTESDQGLDYWGSVRLLGPVCEAVHSHFLSLTKGQFEIRYAPWFQWTSFPELFPEIFDALESLQSPAISLSLMKLTSCLERALGDVFLLIGKECPFLLRDLLASEELAQVFGQSVMNVLKVFVGSPCGLNLRNVLWHGFASPEEVPPKYCSMMMLLTAGLGQLLKSYLQKTKLTLAHRSFITPTNLEDLIVFPDVTYEVLSVLEEAMTKSAFILKIMLPYWEVALVKFKSHRFADCAILLLTQLETGLRNVFATLNRCPQRLLTAESTALYTTFDEILAKHLNDGKINQLPLFLGEPAMEFLWDFLNHQEGPRIRDHLSHGEINLHEFSKETTNQLLAFSVVLLLRFVDEGLLSVFKVLSCEESIRVWALLPFPKELTWEAVRLEDNSETNACHSLITKMTDELYHHMPEDHCVLKDLDHLPTETWPQLLRELCSTPVRTLFCPRIVLEVLVVLRSIGKQCHRVSGQVTIASELRHRQWVERTLRSRQRQNYLRMWSSIRLLSPVLSLILFLITLELVNVHAVCGKNAHEYQQYLKHPIICFTQ, translated from the exons ATGGAG gtaTTAATAGGGGACCCTATTACCACATGTCTTTCTCCCTCGGTGTATGATATAATTTGTAATCTTGGGTTTCAACTCAGAGAAAATTGTGATATCAATAGCATTGTTACTCAGAATGGTGAAGTATGCTGGAAAACAATCACAGACTGTGTGAGCTACACGGAGTCAG ATCAGGGTCTGGATTACTGGGGAAGCGTGAGGCTGCTTGGCCCTGTGTGTGAGGCTGTCCATTCACATTTCTTATCTTTGACCAAGGGGCAATTTGAAATTCGATATGCACCGTGGTTCCAGTGGACAAGTTTTCCAGAG TTATTTCCTGAAATATTTGATGCCTTGGAAAGTCTACAATCTCCCGCTATTTCTCTTAGTTTAATGAAACTGACATCGTGTCTGGAACGAGCCTTGGGTGAT gtatttttactGATTGGGAAAGAATGCCCCTTTCTTTTAAGAGATCTGCTTGCATCTGAGGAACTTGCTCAAGTCTTCGGGCAGTCTGTG ATGAATGTGCTAAAAGTCTTCGTTGGCTCTCCGTGTGGTCTCAACCTGCGTAATGTCTTATGGCATGGGTTTGCGTCCCCTGAAGAAGTTCCTCCAAA ATACTGTTCAATGATGATGCTGTTGACAGCAGGATTGGGTCAGTTACTGAAGAGTTACCTTCAAAAAACTAAACTTACATTGGCACATCGCTCTTTCATAACTCCTACAAACCTTGAGGATTTGATTGTTTTTCCTG ATGTTACTTATGAGGTGCTCTCAGTATTAGAAGAAGCGATGACGAAATCtgcttttatattaaaaatcatgTTACCATATTGGGAAGTTGCACTGGTCAAGTTCAAGTCACACAG GTTTGCTGACTGTGCCATATTGTTGCTGACACAACTAGAAACTGGACTTAGGAATGTTTTTGCGACACTTAACAGGTGTCCACAAAGACTCCTGACTGCTGAG tCAACAGCTCTTTATACTACCTTTGATGAA ATATTGGCAAAACACTTGAATGATGGTAAAATCAAtcagcttcctcttttccttggaGAGCCTGCTATG GAATTTCTCTGGGATTTCCTGAACCATCAGGAGGGTCCCCGCATAAGAGATCATTTAAGCCACGGGGAGATCAACTTAcatgaattttcaaaagaaacaactAATCAATTGCTTGCATTTTCTGTTGTGCTGTTACTCAGATTCGTTGATGAAGGTCTGCTATCAGTTTTTAAG GTGCTGAGCTGTGAGGAGAGTATCAGGGTTTGGGCTCTGCTGCCTTTCCCCAAAGAACTCACTTGGGAAGCAGTCAG attaGAAGATAATTCTGAAACAAATGCCTGCCACTCTTTAATTACAAAAATGACGGATGAGCTGTATCACCATATGCCTGAGGATCATTGTGTTTTAAAGGACTTGGATCATCTTCCTACTGAGAC GTGGCCCCAGCTGCTCCGTGAGCTCTGCAGCACACCTGTTCGTACCCTGTTCTGCCCCAGGATCGTGCTGGAAGTGCTGGTTGTGCTCCGAAGCATCGGCAAGCAGTGCCACCGCGTGTCTGGCCAGGTCACCATTGCCTCGGAGCTGAGACACAGGCAGTGGGTGGAGAGGACGCTGCGGTCTCGCCAGCGGCAGAACTACCTGCGTATGTGGAGTAG TATCAGACTACTGTCCCCTGTGCTCAGCCTTATCCTGTTCCTCATTACGCTGGAGTTGGTCAACGTTCATGCTGTTTGTGGGAAGAATGCGCATGAGTATCAGCAGTACCTAAA
- the ERMARD gene encoding endoplasmic reticulum membrane-associated RNA degradation protein isoform X5 — translation MEVLIGDPITTCLSPSVYDIICNLGFQLRENCDINSIVTQNGEVCWKTITDCVSYTESDQGLDYWGSVRLLGPVCEAVHSHFLSLTKGQFEIRYAPWFQWTSFPELFPEIFDALESLQSPAISLSLMKLTSCLERALGDVFLLIGKECPFLLRDLLASEELAQVFGQSVMNVLKVFVGSPCGLNLRNVLWHGFASPEEVPPKYCSMMMLLTAGLGQLLKSYLQKTKLTLAHRSFITPTNLEDLIVFPDVTYEVLSVLEEAMTKSAFILKIMLPYWEVALVKFKSHRFADCAILLLTQLETGLRNVFATLNRCPQRLLTAESTALYTTFDEILAKHLNDGKINQLPLFLGEPAMEFLWDFLNHQEGPRIRDHLSHGEINLHEFSKETTNQLLAFSVVLLLRFVDEGLLSVFKEKASVELLISLAEGYSSRCHPVFQLKKQVLSCEESIRVWALLPFPKELTWEAVRLEDNSETNACHSLITKMTDELYHHMPEDHCVLKDLDHLPTETWPQLLRELCSTPVRTLFCPRIVLEVLVVLRSIGKQCHRVSGQVTIASELRHRQWVERTLRSRQRQNYLRMWSSIRLLSPVLSLILFLITLELVNVHAVCGKNAHEYQQYLKHPIICFTQ, via the exons ATGGAG gtaTTAATAGGGGACCCTATTACCACATGTCTTTCTCCCTCGGTGTATGATATAATTTGTAATCTTGGGTTTCAACTCAGAGAAAATTGTGATATCAATAGCATTGTTACTCAGAATGGTGAAGTATGCTGGAAAACAATCACAGACTGTGTGAGCTACACGGAGTCAG ATCAGGGTCTGGATTACTGGGGAAGCGTGAGGCTGCTTGGCCCTGTGTGTGAGGCTGTCCATTCACATTTCTTATCTTTGACCAAGGGGCAATTTGAAATTCGATATGCACCGTGGTTCCAGTGGACAAGTTTTCCAGAG TTATTTCCTGAAATATTTGATGCCTTGGAAAGTCTACAATCTCCCGCTATTTCTCTTAGTTTAATGAAACTGACATCGTGTCTGGAACGAGCCTTGGGTGAT gtatttttactGATTGGGAAAGAATGCCCCTTTCTTTTAAGAGATCTGCTTGCATCTGAGGAACTTGCTCAAGTCTTCGGGCAGTCTGTG ATGAATGTGCTAAAAGTCTTCGTTGGCTCTCCGTGTGGTCTCAACCTGCGTAATGTCTTATGGCATGGGTTTGCGTCCCCTGAAGAAGTTCCTCCAAA ATACTGTTCAATGATGATGCTGTTGACAGCAGGATTGGGTCAGTTACTGAAGAGTTACCTTCAAAAAACTAAACTTACATTGGCACATCGCTCTTTCATAACTCCTACAAACCTTGAGGATTTGATTGTTTTTCCTG ATGTTACTTATGAGGTGCTCTCAGTATTAGAAGAAGCGATGACGAAATCtgcttttatattaaaaatcatgTTACCATATTGGGAAGTTGCACTGGTCAAGTTCAAGTCACACAG GTTTGCTGACTGTGCCATATTGTTGCTGACACAACTAGAAACTGGACTTAGGAATGTTTTTGCGACACTTAACAGGTGTCCACAAAGACTCCTGACTGCTGAG tCAACAGCTCTTTATACTACCTTTGATGAA ATATTGGCAAAACACTTGAATGATGGTAAAATCAAtcagcttcctcttttccttggaGAGCCTGCTATG GAATTTCTCTGGGATTTCCTGAACCATCAGGAGGGTCCCCGCATAAGAGATCATTTAAGCCACGGGGAGATCAACTTAcatgaattttcaaaagaaacaactAATCAATTGCTTGCATTTTCTGTTGTGCTGTTACTCAGATTCGTTGATGAAGGTCTGCTATCAGTTTTTAAG GAAAAAGCATCAGTAGAATTGTTGATTAGTCTTGCGGAAGGCTATAGTTCTCGCTGCCATCCAGTTTTTCAGCTTAAGAAACAG GTGCTGAGCTGTGAGGAGAGTATCAGGGTTTGGGCTCTGCTGCCTTTCCCCAAAGAACTCACTTGGGAAGCAGTCAG attaGAAGATAATTCTGAAACAAATGCCTGCCACTCTTTAATTACAAAAATGACGGATGAGCTGTATCACCATATGCCTGAGGATCATTGTGTTTTAAAGGACTTGGATCATCTTCCTACTGAGAC GTGGCCCCAGCTGCTCCGTGAGCTCTGCAGCACACCTGTTCGTACCCTGTTCTGCCCCAGGATCGTGCTGGAAGTGCTGGTTGTGCTCCGAAGCATCGGCAAGCAGTGCCACCGCGTGTCTGGCCAGGTCACCATTGCCTCGGAGCTGAGACACAGGCAGTGGGTGGAGAGGACGCTGCGGTCTCGCCAGCGGCAGAACTACCTGCGTATGTGGAGTAG TATCAGACTACTGTCCCCTGTGCTCAGCCTTATCCTGTTCCTCATTACGCTGGAGTTGGTCAACGTTCATGCTGTTTGTGGGAAGAATGCGCATGAGTATCAGCAGTACCTAAA
- the ERMARD gene encoding endoplasmic reticulum membrane-associated RNA degradation protein isoform X7, which translates to MEVLIGDPITTCLSPSVYDIICNLGFQLRENCDINSIVTQNGEVCWKTITDCVSYTESDQGLDYWGSVRLLGPVCEAVHSHFLSLTKGQFEIRYAPWFQWTSFPELFPEIFDALESLQSPAISLSLMKLTSCLERALGDVFLLIGKECPFLLRDLLASEELAQVFGQSVMNVLKVFVGSPCGLNLRNVLWHGFASPEEVPPKYCSMMMLLTAGLGQLLKSYLQKTKLTLAHRSFITPTNLEDLIVFPDVTYEVLSVLEEAMTKSAFILKIMLPYWEVALVKFKSHRFADCAILLLTQLETGLRNVFATLNRCPQRLLTAEILAKHLNDGKINQLPLFLGEPAMEFLWDFLNHQEGPRIRDHLSHGEINLHEFSKETTNQLLAFSVVLLLRFVDEGLLSVFKEKASVELLISLAEGYSSRCHPVFQLKKQVLSCEESIRVWALLPFPKELTWEAVRLEDNSETNACHSLITKMTDELYHHMPEDHCVLKDLDHLPTETWPQLLRELCSTPVRTLFCPRIVLEVLVVLRSIGKQCHRVSGQVTIASELRHRQWVERTLRSRQRQNYLRMWSSIRLLSPVLSLILFLITLELVNVHAVCGKNAHEYQQYLKHPIICFTQ; encoded by the exons ATGGAG gtaTTAATAGGGGACCCTATTACCACATGTCTTTCTCCCTCGGTGTATGATATAATTTGTAATCTTGGGTTTCAACTCAGAGAAAATTGTGATATCAATAGCATTGTTACTCAGAATGGTGAAGTATGCTGGAAAACAATCACAGACTGTGTGAGCTACACGGAGTCAG ATCAGGGTCTGGATTACTGGGGAAGCGTGAGGCTGCTTGGCCCTGTGTGTGAGGCTGTCCATTCACATTTCTTATCTTTGACCAAGGGGCAATTTGAAATTCGATATGCACCGTGGTTCCAGTGGACAAGTTTTCCAGAG TTATTTCCTGAAATATTTGATGCCTTGGAAAGTCTACAATCTCCCGCTATTTCTCTTAGTTTAATGAAACTGACATCGTGTCTGGAACGAGCCTTGGGTGAT gtatttttactGATTGGGAAAGAATGCCCCTTTCTTTTAAGAGATCTGCTTGCATCTGAGGAACTTGCTCAAGTCTTCGGGCAGTCTGTG ATGAATGTGCTAAAAGTCTTCGTTGGCTCTCCGTGTGGTCTCAACCTGCGTAATGTCTTATGGCATGGGTTTGCGTCCCCTGAAGAAGTTCCTCCAAA ATACTGTTCAATGATGATGCTGTTGACAGCAGGATTGGGTCAGTTACTGAAGAGTTACCTTCAAAAAACTAAACTTACATTGGCACATCGCTCTTTCATAACTCCTACAAACCTTGAGGATTTGATTGTTTTTCCTG ATGTTACTTATGAGGTGCTCTCAGTATTAGAAGAAGCGATGACGAAATCtgcttttatattaaaaatcatgTTACCATATTGGGAAGTTGCACTGGTCAAGTTCAAGTCACACAG GTTTGCTGACTGTGCCATATTGTTGCTGACACAACTAGAAACTGGACTTAGGAATGTTTTTGCGACACTTAACAGGTGTCCACAAAGACTCCTGACTGCTGAG ATATTGGCAAAACACTTGAATGATGGTAAAATCAAtcagcttcctcttttccttggaGAGCCTGCTATG GAATTTCTCTGGGATTTCCTGAACCATCAGGAGGGTCCCCGCATAAGAGATCATTTAAGCCACGGGGAGATCAACTTAcatgaattttcaaaagaaacaactAATCAATTGCTTGCATTTTCTGTTGTGCTGTTACTCAGATTCGTTGATGAAGGTCTGCTATCAGTTTTTAAG GAAAAAGCATCAGTAGAATTGTTGATTAGTCTTGCGGAAGGCTATAGTTCTCGCTGCCATCCAGTTTTTCAGCTTAAGAAACAG GTGCTGAGCTGTGAGGAGAGTATCAGGGTTTGGGCTCTGCTGCCTTTCCCCAAAGAACTCACTTGGGAAGCAGTCAG attaGAAGATAATTCTGAAACAAATGCCTGCCACTCTTTAATTACAAAAATGACGGATGAGCTGTATCACCATATGCCTGAGGATCATTGTGTTTTAAAGGACTTGGATCATCTTCCTACTGAGAC GTGGCCCCAGCTGCTCCGTGAGCTCTGCAGCACACCTGTTCGTACCCTGTTCTGCCCCAGGATCGTGCTGGAAGTGCTGGTTGTGCTCCGAAGCATCGGCAAGCAGTGCCACCGCGTGTCTGGCCAGGTCACCATTGCCTCGGAGCTGAGACACAGGCAGTGGGTGGAGAGGACGCTGCGGTCTCGCCAGCGGCAGAACTACCTGCGTATGTGGAGTAG TATCAGACTACTGTCCCCTGTGCTCAGCCTTATCCTGTTCCTCATTACGCTGGAGTTGGTCAACGTTCATGCTGTTTGTGGGAAGAATGCGCATGAGTATCAGCAGTACCTAAA
- the ERMARD gene encoding endoplasmic reticulum membrane-associated RNA degradation protein isoform X1 yields the protein MEVLIGDPITTCLSPSVYDIICNLGFQLRENCDINSIVTQNGEVCWKTITDCVSYTESDQGLDYWGSVRLLGPVCEAVHSHFLSLTKGQFEIRYAPWFQWTSFPELFPEIFDALESLQSPAISLSLMKLTSCLERALGDVFLLIGKECPFLLRDLLASEELAQVFGQSVMNVLKVFVGSPCGLNLRNVLWHGFASPEEVPPKYCSMMMLLTAGLGQLLKSYLQKTKLTLAHRSFITPTNLEDLIVFPDVTYEVLSVLEEAMTKSAFILKIMLPYWEVALVKFKSHRFADCAILLLTQLETGLRNVFATLNRCPQRLLTAESTALYTTFDEILAKHLNDGKINQLPLFLGEPAMEFLWDFLNHQEGPRIRDHLSHGEINLHEFSKETTNQLLAFSVVLLLRFVDEGLLSVFKEKASVELLISLAEGYSSRCHPVFQLKKQVLSCEESIRVWALLPFPKELTWEAVRLEDNSETNACHSLITKMTDELYHHMPEDHCVLKDLDHLPTETWPQLLRELCSTPVRTLFCPRIVLEVLVVLRSIGKQCHRVSGQVTIASELRHRQWVERTLRSRQRQNYLRMWSSIRLLSPVLSLILFLITLELVNVHAVCGKNAHEYQQYLKFVKSILQYTENLVAYTSYEKNKWNETINLTHTVLLKIWTFSEKKQMLIHLAKKSTSKVLMKTYKSGCL from the exons ATGGAG gtaTTAATAGGGGACCCTATTACCACATGTCTTTCTCCCTCGGTGTATGATATAATTTGTAATCTTGGGTTTCAACTCAGAGAAAATTGTGATATCAATAGCATTGTTACTCAGAATGGTGAAGTATGCTGGAAAACAATCACAGACTGTGTGAGCTACACGGAGTCAG ATCAGGGTCTGGATTACTGGGGAAGCGTGAGGCTGCTTGGCCCTGTGTGTGAGGCTGTCCATTCACATTTCTTATCTTTGACCAAGGGGCAATTTGAAATTCGATATGCACCGTGGTTCCAGTGGACAAGTTTTCCAGAG TTATTTCCTGAAATATTTGATGCCTTGGAAAGTCTACAATCTCCCGCTATTTCTCTTAGTTTAATGAAACTGACATCGTGTCTGGAACGAGCCTTGGGTGAT gtatttttactGATTGGGAAAGAATGCCCCTTTCTTTTAAGAGATCTGCTTGCATCTGAGGAACTTGCTCAAGTCTTCGGGCAGTCTGTG ATGAATGTGCTAAAAGTCTTCGTTGGCTCTCCGTGTGGTCTCAACCTGCGTAATGTCTTATGGCATGGGTTTGCGTCCCCTGAAGAAGTTCCTCCAAA ATACTGTTCAATGATGATGCTGTTGACAGCAGGATTGGGTCAGTTACTGAAGAGTTACCTTCAAAAAACTAAACTTACATTGGCACATCGCTCTTTCATAACTCCTACAAACCTTGAGGATTTGATTGTTTTTCCTG ATGTTACTTATGAGGTGCTCTCAGTATTAGAAGAAGCGATGACGAAATCtgcttttatattaaaaatcatgTTACCATATTGGGAAGTTGCACTGGTCAAGTTCAAGTCACACAG GTTTGCTGACTGTGCCATATTGTTGCTGACACAACTAGAAACTGGACTTAGGAATGTTTTTGCGACACTTAACAGGTGTCCACAAAGACTCCTGACTGCTGAG tCAACAGCTCTTTATACTACCTTTGATGAA ATATTGGCAAAACACTTGAATGATGGTAAAATCAAtcagcttcctcttttccttggaGAGCCTGCTATG GAATTTCTCTGGGATTTCCTGAACCATCAGGAGGGTCCCCGCATAAGAGATCATTTAAGCCACGGGGAGATCAACTTAcatgaattttcaaaagaaacaactAATCAATTGCTTGCATTTTCTGTTGTGCTGTTACTCAGATTCGTTGATGAAGGTCTGCTATCAGTTTTTAAG GAAAAAGCATCAGTAGAATTGTTGATTAGTCTTGCGGAAGGCTATAGTTCTCGCTGCCATCCAGTTTTTCAGCTTAAGAAACAG GTGCTGAGCTGTGAGGAGAGTATCAGGGTTTGGGCTCTGCTGCCTTTCCCCAAAGAACTCACTTGGGAAGCAGTCAG attaGAAGATAATTCTGAAACAAATGCCTGCCACTCTTTAATTACAAAAATGACGGATGAGCTGTATCACCATATGCCTGAGGATCATTGTGTTTTAAAGGACTTGGATCATCTTCCTACTGAGAC GTGGCCCCAGCTGCTCCGTGAGCTCTGCAGCACACCTGTTCGTACCCTGTTCTGCCCCAGGATCGTGCTGGAAGTGCTGGTTGTGCTCCGAAGCATCGGCAAGCAGTGCCACCGCGTGTCTGGCCAGGTCACCATTGCCTCGGAGCTGAGACACAGGCAGTGGGTGGAGAGGACGCTGCGGTCTCGCCAGCGGCAGAACTACCTGCGTATGTGGAGTAG TATCAGACTACTGTCCCCTGTGCTCAGCCTTATCCTGTTCCTCATTACGCTGGAGTTGGTCAACGTTCATGCTGTTTGTGGGAAGAATGCGCATGAGTATCAGCAGTACCTAAA
- the ERMARD gene encoding endoplasmic reticulum membrane-associated RNA degradation protein isoform X6: MTLWFSPTPFRESEVLIGDPITTCLSPSVYDIICNLGFQLRENCDINSIVTQNGEVCWKTITDCVSYTESDQGLDYWGSVRLLGPVCEAVHSHFLSLTKGQFEIRYAPWFQWTSFPELFPEIFDALESLQSPAISLSLMKLTSCLERALGDVFLLIGKECPFLLRDLLASEELAQVFGQSVMNVLKVFVGSPCGLNLRNVLWHGFASPEEVPPKYCSMMMLLTAGLGQLLKSYLQKTKLTLAHRSFITPTNLEDLIVFPDVTYEVLSVLEEAMTKSAFILKIMLPYWEVALVKFKSHRFADCAILLLTQLETGLRNVFATLNRCPQRLLTAESTALYTTFDEILAKHLNDGKINQLPLFLGEPAMEFLWDFLNHQEGPRIRDHLSHGEINLHEFSKETTNQLLAFSVVLLLRFVDEGLLSVFKEKASVELLISLAEGYSSRCHPVFQLKKQVLSCEESIRVWALLPFPKELTWEAVRLEDNSETNACHSLITKMTDELYHHMPEDHCVLKDLDHLPTETWPQLLRELCSTPVRTLFCPRIVLEVLVVLRSIGKQCHRVSGQVTIASELRHRQWVERTLRSRQRQNYLRMWSSIRLLSPVLSLILFLITLELVNVHAVCGKNAHEYQQYLKFVKSILQYTENLVAYTSYEKNKWNETINLTHTVLLKIWTFSEKKQMLIHLAKKSTSKVLMKTYKSGCL, translated from the exons ATGACATTGTGGTTTTCTCCAACACCGTTTAGGGAGTCAGAG gtaTTAATAGGGGACCCTATTACCACATGTCTTTCTCCCTCGGTGTATGATATAATTTGTAATCTTGGGTTTCAACTCAGAGAAAATTGTGATATCAATAGCATTGTTACTCAGAATGGTGAAGTATGCTGGAAAACAATCACAGACTGTGTGAGCTACACGGAGTCAG ATCAGGGTCTGGATTACTGGGGAAGCGTGAGGCTGCTTGGCCCTGTGTGTGAGGCTGTCCATTCACATTTCTTATCTTTGACCAAGGGGCAATTTGAAATTCGATATGCACCGTGGTTCCAGTGGACAAGTTTTCCAGAG TTATTTCCTGAAATATTTGATGCCTTGGAAAGTCTACAATCTCCCGCTATTTCTCTTAGTTTAATGAAACTGACATCGTGTCTGGAACGAGCCTTGGGTGAT gtatttttactGATTGGGAAAGAATGCCCCTTTCTTTTAAGAGATCTGCTTGCATCTGAGGAACTTGCTCAAGTCTTCGGGCAGTCTGTG ATGAATGTGCTAAAAGTCTTCGTTGGCTCTCCGTGTGGTCTCAACCTGCGTAATGTCTTATGGCATGGGTTTGCGTCCCCTGAAGAAGTTCCTCCAAA ATACTGTTCAATGATGATGCTGTTGACAGCAGGATTGGGTCAGTTACTGAAGAGTTACCTTCAAAAAACTAAACTTACATTGGCACATCGCTCTTTCATAACTCCTACAAACCTTGAGGATTTGATTGTTTTTCCTG ATGTTACTTATGAGGTGCTCTCAGTATTAGAAGAAGCGATGACGAAATCtgcttttatattaaaaatcatgTTACCATATTGGGAAGTTGCACTGGTCAAGTTCAAGTCACACAG GTTTGCTGACTGTGCCATATTGTTGCTGACACAACTAGAAACTGGACTTAGGAATGTTTTTGCGACACTTAACAGGTGTCCACAAAGACTCCTGACTGCTGAG tCAACAGCTCTTTATACTACCTTTGATGAA ATATTGGCAAAACACTTGAATGATGGTAAAATCAAtcagcttcctcttttccttggaGAGCCTGCTATG GAATTTCTCTGGGATTTCCTGAACCATCAGGAGGGTCCCCGCATAAGAGATCATTTAAGCCACGGGGAGATCAACTTAcatgaattttcaaaagaaacaactAATCAATTGCTTGCATTTTCTGTTGTGCTGTTACTCAGATTCGTTGATGAAGGTCTGCTATCAGTTTTTAAG GAAAAAGCATCAGTAGAATTGTTGATTAGTCTTGCGGAAGGCTATAGTTCTCGCTGCCATCCAGTTTTTCAGCTTAAGAAACAG GTGCTGAGCTGTGAGGAGAGTATCAGGGTTTGGGCTCTGCTGCCTTTCCCCAAAGAACTCACTTGGGAAGCAGTCAG attaGAAGATAATTCTGAAACAAATGCCTGCCACTCTTTAATTACAAAAATGACGGATGAGCTGTATCACCATATGCCTGAGGATCATTGTGTTTTAAAGGACTTGGATCATCTTCCTACTGAGAC GTGGCCCCAGCTGCTCCGTGAGCTCTGCAGCACACCTGTTCGTACCCTGTTCTGCCCCAGGATCGTGCTGGAAGTGCTGGTTGTGCTCCGAAGCATCGGCAAGCAGTGCCACCGCGTGTCTGGCCAGGTCACCATTGCCTCGGAGCTGAGACACAGGCAGTGGGTGGAGAGGACGCTGCGGTCTCGCCAGCGGCAGAACTACCTGCGTATGTGGAGTAG TATCAGACTACTGTCCCCTGTGCTCAGCCTTATCCTGTTCCTCATTACGCTGGAGTTGGTCAACGTTCATGCTGTTTGTGGGAAGAATGCGCATGAGTATCAGCAGTACCTAAA